A portion of the Collinsella aerofaciens genome contains these proteins:
- a CDS encoding cation:proton antiporter yields MAFVSLAIIALVAFASPFIASAIPGKPVPETVFLLVLGAVLGPHMLGVIHVDTEVSLVSELGLAFLFLLAGFEIDPKSITGVEGRYGLATWVVTFGIAWLAVRFTPWFSVSHFDGIAVTLALTSTALGTLVPIMRERSLTGTRVGDSILAYGTWGELGPVLAMSVLLSARTGIQTLVILGLFAVVCVLLAVVPSRSKRVGSRFFAFVEERADTTSQTFVRLTVLILVTLVAFSAVFDLDIVLGSFAAGFVLRYIIPEGNHTLETKLDGLAYGFLIPVFFTVSGAKIDLTAVVSRPGLLAGFIVALLIIRAVPILISMSICPATRDVSAYGRITVALYCTTALPIIVAVTSVAVNAGALSQDIASIMVAAGAITVFLMPLLAQLFYRVVDAAPVAAVAEVAEHPSDALDILRAHHDLASLLAREHELLTSHGHGRVFEGLPTLDTIAERLSAEAASGHIDARIVDAAHLLADKTYGDEVDPSELTQRERRRLERAKLAVREYRRRMLELYAREEAEDDDGK; encoded by the coding sequence ATGGCATTCGTTTCGCTCGCCATCATCGCGCTCGTGGCCTTTGCAAGCCCCTTCATCGCCTCGGCGATTCCTGGAAAACCCGTTCCTGAGACGGTCTTTTTGCTCGTGCTCGGCGCAGTGCTGGGACCTCATATGCTCGGCGTCATCCATGTAGATACCGAGGTCTCGCTTGTGTCCGAGCTCGGTCTGGCCTTCTTGTTCTTGCTTGCCGGCTTTGAGATCGATCCCAAGAGCATCACGGGCGTCGAGGGGCGCTACGGCTTGGCGACGTGGGTCGTCACGTTTGGTATCGCCTGGCTTGCCGTGCGCTTTACCCCGTGGTTCTCGGTCAGTCATTTCGACGGTATCGCCGTGACGCTTGCCCTTACTTCGACGGCGCTCGGCACACTCGTGCCCATCATGCGTGAGCGCTCGCTCACTGGCACGCGTGTGGGCGACTCGATTCTCGCGTATGGCACCTGGGGCGAACTTGGACCCGTGCTTGCTATGTCGGTGTTGCTGTCTGCCCGCACTGGCATCCAAACGCTCGTAATCCTTGGCTTGTTTGCGGTGGTTTGCGTGTTGCTGGCCGTGGTTCCAAGCCGCTCCAAGCGCGTCGGCAGCCGCTTCTTTGCGTTTGTCGAGGAACGTGCCGATACCACGTCGCAGACCTTCGTGCGCCTGACGGTGCTCATCCTGGTCACGCTCGTGGCGTTCTCGGCCGTCTTTGATCTCGACATCGTGTTGGGTTCTTTTGCCGCCGGCTTTGTCCTGCGCTATATCATCCCCGAGGGCAACCATACGCTCGAGACCAAGCTCGACGGCCTGGCCTACGGCTTTTTGATTCCGGTGTTCTTTACCGTATCGGGCGCAAAGATCGACCTGACGGCCGTGGTGTCGCGCCCGGGCTTGCTCGCGGGCTTTATCGTGGCGTTGTTGATTATTCGTGCCGTGCCCATTCTTATCTCTATGAGCATTTGTCCTGCGACGCGCGATGTCTCGGCGTATGGCCGCATCACCGTGGCGCTCTACTGCACCACGGCGCTGCCGATCATCGTTGCCGTGACGAGCGTTGCCGTCAACGCGGGTGCGCTGTCGCAAGACATCGCGTCGATTATGGTTGCCGCCGGCGCCATCACGGTGTTCTTGATGCCATTGCTCGCGCAGCTCTTCTACCGCGTGGTCGATGCCGCACCGGTCGCCGCCGTGGCAGAGGTTGCCGAGCATCCATCCGATGCGCTCGACATCCTGCGCGCTCACCACGACCTAGCGAGCTTGCTCGCGCGCGAGCATGAGCTGCTGACTTCGCATGGCCATGGTCGCGTATTCGAGGGCCTGCCTACGCTCGATACGATTGCCGAGCGTCTTTCTGCCGAGGCGGCGAGCGGCCACATCGATGCCCGCATCGTGGACGCGGCGCACCTGCTTGCCGATAAGACCTATGGAGACGAGGTCGACCCGTCCGAGCTGACCCAGCGCGAGCGTCGCCGCCTGGAGCGCGCCAAGCTCGCCGTACGCGAATACCGCCGCCGCATGCTGGAGCTCTATGCAAGAGAAGAAGCCGAGGACGACGACGGTAAGTAG
- a CDS encoding homoserine dehydrogenase — MSEPLRTVNVGLIGLGTVGGGVARLIKSHHDEYLAAYGIDLKLTRACALAWEQAEAAGIEREAFTSDWHDVVTDPVVDIVVELIGGEHPATEIFTTAFENGKHVVSANKALLGRHVETLAEKARECGVQIKCEASCGGGIPIVSTLEHDLVGNKILTIAGILNGTTNYILSRMDAEGADYADVLADAQAKGYAEADPSADVDGFDAASKTAILASIGFGTRVTTDDVYQQGIRTIGAEDIAQARELGYTIKLLGIARNTDAGVDVRVHPTLIPADHMLAKVNGAMNAVYVVGDAVGETMFYGAGAGSFPTASAVVGDILSLSEQISRGVAPLPEIEPYGHNLAFKPMDELQTKYYVRLKVADRVGALSETVDIFAKHNISISLINQVEDGKSGVSDACSVIFLTHRALEKDVQAAAAELASVDCVAEVANVLRIEDVEAWTGGVMAN; from the coding sequence ATGAGCGAACCCCTGCGCACCGTGAACGTCGGCCTCATCGGTCTGGGAACCGTCGGCGGCGGCGTGGCCCGCCTGATTAAGAGCCACCACGATGAGTACCTGGCCGCCTACGGCATCGACCTTAAGCTGACCCGCGCCTGCGCGCTTGCCTGGGAGCAGGCTGAAGCAGCCGGTATTGAGCGCGAGGCCTTTACGAGTGACTGGCATGATGTCGTCACCGACCCAGTCGTCGATATCGTCGTCGAGCTCATCGGAGGCGAGCACCCCGCGACCGAGATCTTCACCACCGCCTTCGAGAACGGCAAGCACGTCGTCTCTGCCAACAAGGCCCTGCTGGGCCGTCATGTCGAGACGCTCGCCGAGAAGGCGCGTGAGTGCGGCGTGCAGATTAAGTGCGAGGCCAGCTGCGGTGGCGGCATCCCCATCGTCAGCACGCTCGAGCACGACCTGGTGGGTAATAAGATCCTGACCATCGCCGGCATCCTCAACGGCACCACCAACTATATCCTGTCGCGCATGGACGCCGAGGGCGCCGATTACGCTGACGTGCTTGCCGACGCGCAGGCCAAGGGCTATGCCGAGGCCGACCCGTCCGCCGATGTCGACGGCTTCGACGCCGCCAGCAAGACGGCCATCCTCGCCTCCATCGGCTTTGGCACCCGCGTTACCACCGACGATGTGTACCAGCAGGGTATCCGTACCATCGGCGCCGAGGACATCGCCCAGGCCCGCGAGCTCGGCTACACCATCAAGCTGCTGGGCATCGCCCGCAACACCGACGCCGGTGTCGACGTCCGCGTGCATCCCACGCTGATCCCCGCCGACCACATGCTTGCCAAGGTCAACGGCGCCATGAACGCTGTCTACGTGGTAGGCGACGCCGTGGGCGAGACTATGTTCTACGGTGCCGGCGCAGGCTCCTTCCCCACCGCAAGCGCCGTCGTGGGCGATATCCTATCGCTCTCCGAGCAGATCAGCCGCGGCGTGGCTCCGCTGCCCGAGATTGAGCCCTATGGCCACAACCTCGCCTTTAAGCCCATGGACGAGCTCCAGACCAAGTACTATGTGCGCCTGAAGGTCGCCGACCGCGTGGGCGCCCTGTCCGAGACGGTCGATATCTTTGCCAAGCACAACATCTCGATCTCGCTCATCAACCAGGTCGAGGACGGCAAGTCGGGCGTTAGCGATGCCTGCTCGGTCATCTTCCTGACGCACCGCGCGCTCGAGAAGGACGTCCAGGCTGCCGCCGCCGAGCTTGCCAGCGTCGACTGCGTGGCCGAGGTCGCCAACGTCCTGCGCATCGAGGACGTTGAGGCTTGGACCGGAGGCGTCATGGCCAACTAG
- a CDS encoding ABC transporter substrate-binding protein: MFNINSTLSRRNFLAGAAALGSTAALAGCSSGSSDGGSADDGKTFKIGVIGPLTGAAATYGVSAEKGAKLAAKDFSTKDLKLSLKSEDDVADGEKAINAFNTLCDWGMQALVGPVTTGAAVAVSGEIADDMLMVTPSASSLDVTKDKTTVFQVCFTDPTMGASAAKFLAEKYADAKIALFYNSGDTYSSGVADAFAEQAKASKLDIVDTETFKDDSSTSFTNQLTKAKEAGATLIFAPIYYTPASVLLKNAKDMGYDMTLMGTDGMDGLLSVEGFDTSLAEGVLLMTPFSADDEKNADFVKAYKDAYDETPNQFAADAYDCVHAIAEAIDKAGIDITADGADIAGDLAKAMRKIKIEGLTGELTWNDEGQVEKPATAYVIQDGKYIAA, translated from the coding sequence ATGTTCAACATCAACAGCACGCTCAGCCGTAGGAACTTTCTCGCCGGCGCCGCGGCGCTCGGCAGCACCGCCGCGCTCGCTGGTTGTTCGTCGGGTAGCTCGGACGGCGGCTCCGCCGATGACGGCAAGACCTTCAAGATTGGTGTCATCGGCCCTCTGACTGGCGCCGCGGCAACCTATGGTGTTTCGGCCGAGAAGGGTGCCAAGCTCGCCGCCAAGGATTTCTCGACCAAGGACCTCAAGCTCTCGCTTAAGTCCGAGGATGACGTCGCCGACGGCGAGAAGGCCATCAACGCCTTCAATACCTTGTGCGACTGGGGCATGCAGGCGCTCGTCGGCCCCGTCACCACCGGTGCTGCCGTCGCCGTCTCGGGCGAGATTGCCGACGATATGCTCATGGTCACGCCTTCGGCTTCGTCGCTCGACGTCACCAAGGACAAGACCACGGTCTTCCAGGTTTGCTTCACCGATCCCACCATGGGCGCCAGCGCCGCGAAGTTCTTGGCCGAGAAGTATGCAGACGCCAAGATCGCCCTGTTCTACAACTCCGGCGATACGTACAGCTCGGGCGTTGCCGATGCCTTTGCCGAGCAGGCCAAGGCATCCAAGCTCGACATCGTCGATACCGAGACCTTTAAGGACGACTCCTCCACGAGCTTTACCAACCAGCTCACCAAGGCCAAGGAGGCCGGCGCCACGCTTATCTTTGCCCCGATCTACTACACGCCGGCGTCCGTCCTGCTCAAGAACGCCAAGGACATGGGCTACGACATGACGCTCATGGGCACCGACGGCATGGACGGCCTGCTCTCCGTTGAGGGCTTCGATACCTCCCTTGCCGAGGGCGTATTGCTCATGACCCCGTTCTCTGCCGACGATGAGAAGAACGCCGACTTCGTTAAGGCCTATAAGGATGCCTACGACGAGACGCCTAACCAGTTTGCCGCCGACGCCTACGATTGCGTCCACGCCATCGCCGAGGCTATTGATAAGGCGGGCATCGACATTACGGCTGACGGCGCCGACATTGCCGGCGATCTTGCCAAGGCCATGCGCAAGATCAAGATCGAGGGCCTGACGGGCGAGCTCACGTGGAACGACGAGGGCCAAGTCGAGAAGCCCGCTACAGCCTATGTGATCCAGGACGGCAAGTACATCGCCGCCTAA
- a CDS encoding ABC transporter substrate-binding protein: protein MSSLTGKSLNPVMNRRSVIASAAGLGAMSILAGCSSNGGDSGSASGDASFKIGTIGPLTGANASYGKSVTQGVELGCKDFSTKELPLASKAEDDQADGEKAVNAFNTLLDWGMQALVGPTTTGASVAVAAECGNDPKTFMITPSASSEDVTDGKDCVFQVCFTDPNQGVNAAKFLAQKYADEKFVLFYNSGDAYSSGIADSFKAQAAESKLEVVDEETFKDDSATSFTNQLTKAKQAGATMIFAPIYYTPASVLLKNAKDMGYDVKMMGCDGMDGILGVEGFDTSLAEGLLLMTPFSADDEKNADFVNAYKDKYGDTPDQFAADAYDGVHAVAEALKEAGLGVDADPTEVAEKLSKAMLKITVDGLTGKLTWNDKGQVQKEPTAYVITDGKYVQA, encoded by the coding sequence ATGTCGAGCCTCACCGGTAAGTCATTGAACCCTGTTATGAATCGCAGGAGCGTTATCGCGAGCGCAGCAGGTCTGGGGGCGATGTCCATTCTAGCTGGCTGCTCCTCCAACGGCGGCGACAGCGGTTCCGCTTCGGGCGACGCTTCGTTTAAGATCGGCACCATCGGCCCGCTGACCGGCGCCAACGCGTCCTACGGCAAGTCCGTTACCCAGGGTGTCGAGCTTGGCTGCAAGGATTTCTCGACCAAGGAGCTGCCGCTTGCCAGCAAGGCCGAGGACGACCAGGCCGATGGCGAGAAGGCCGTCAACGCCTTCAACACCCTGCTCGACTGGGGCATGCAGGCCCTCGTCGGCCCGACTACCACGGGTGCGTCGGTTGCCGTTGCCGCAGAGTGCGGTAACGACCCCAAGACGTTCATGATCACCCCGTCCGCGTCCTCCGAGGATGTCACCGACGGCAAGGATTGCGTCTTCCAGGTTTGCTTCACTGACCCCAACCAGGGTGTCAACGCTGCCAAGTTCCTGGCGCAGAAGTATGCGGACGAGAAGTTCGTGCTGTTCTATAACTCCGGCGACGCCTATTCTTCGGGCATCGCAGATTCCTTTAAGGCCCAGGCCGCTGAGTCCAAGCTCGAGGTTGTTGACGAGGAGACCTTTAAGGACGACTCCGCCACGAGCTTTACCAACCAGCTGACCAAGGCCAAGCAGGCCGGCGCCACCATGATCTTTGCGCCGATCTACTACACGCCGGCGTCCGTCCTGCTCAAGAACGCCAAGGACATGGGCTACGACGTCAAGATGATGGGCTGCGACGGCATGGACGGCATCCTGGGCGTTGAGGGCTTCGACACCTCCCTTGCCGAGGGCCTGCTGCTCATGACCCCGTTCTCCGCCGACGACGAGAAGAACGCCGACTTCGTCAACGCTTACAAGGATAAGTACGGCGATACCCCCGACCAGTTTGCCGCCGACGCCTACGACGGCGTGCACGCGGTGGCCGAGGCCCTCAAGGAGGCCGGTCTTGGTGTCGACGCCGACCCGACCGAGGTCGCCGAGAAGCTGTCCAAGGCTATGCTCAAGATTACCGTTGACGGTCTGACCGGCAAGCTCACCTGGAACGATAAGGGTCAGGTCCAGAAGGAGCCCACAGCGTACGTCATCACCGATGGCAAGTACGTACAGGCCTAA
- a CDS encoding branched-chain amino acid ABC transporter permease gives MTVFIQYLVNGLSMGSVYAIIALGYTMVYGIAKMLNFAHGDVIMVGAYVSFCATSYLGLPGWASVVLSCVVCTVLGVLIEGLAYKPLRQAGPLAVLITAIGVSYFLQNAAQLLWGATPKNFTSLVTFQVPEFLAKFNVSAVSLVTIVACLVIMAGLMFFTGKTKMGKAMRAVSEDKAAAQLMGINVNRTISMTFAIGSALAAIAGVLLCSYSPVLQPTTGAMPGIKAFDAAVFGGIGSIPGAFVGGILIGIIEAMAQAYISTSLANSIVFGVLIIVLLVKPAGLLGKYVPEKV, from the coding sequence ATGACGGTCTTTATCCAATACCTGGTCAACGGCCTGTCCATGGGCAGCGTCTACGCCATCATCGCGTTGGGCTACACCATGGTCTACGGTATCGCCAAGATGCTCAACTTCGCTCACGGCGATGTCATCATGGTCGGTGCCTATGTCTCGTTCTGCGCCACGTCGTATCTCGGCCTCCCGGGCTGGGCATCTGTAGTTCTCTCTTGCGTGGTCTGCACGGTTCTCGGTGTTCTCATCGAGGGTCTGGCCTACAAGCCGCTGCGTCAGGCGGGCCCGCTGGCCGTTCTGATCACGGCCATTGGCGTGTCTTACTTCCTGCAGAACGCCGCGCAGCTTCTGTGGGGCGCCACGCCCAAGAACTTCACTTCGCTCGTCACCTTCCAGGTGCCGGAGTTCTTGGCCAAGTTTAACGTAAGCGCCGTCTCGCTCGTCACCATCGTCGCCTGCCTGGTTATCATGGCCGGCCTGATGTTCTTTACAGGTAAGACCAAGATGGGCAAAGCCATGCGCGCCGTGTCCGAGGACAAGGCCGCCGCTCAGCTCATGGGCATCAACGTCAACCGCACTATTTCGATGACGTTTGCCATCGGCTCCGCCCTTGCCGCCATCGCCGGTGTGCTCCTGTGCTCCTACTCGCCGGTCCTGCAGCCCACCACGGGCGCCATGCCTGGCATCAAGGCCTTCGACGCCGCCGTTTTCGGCGGCATCGGCTCCATCCCCGGTGCCTTTGTCGGTGGCATTCTCATCGGCATCATCGAGGCGATGGCGCAGGCTTACATTTCCACGAGCCTTGCCAACTCCATCGTCTTTGGTGTTTTGATCATCGTCCTGCTCGTCAAGCCTGCCGGCCTCTTGGGCAAGTACGTCCCCGAGAAGGTGTAG
- a CDS encoding branched-chain amino acid ABC transporter permease produces MKFLKDKQTRHDFVTYAMCIVAFAIVFFMQSNHMIPRMIAGQLVPITAYIVMAISLNLVVGIAGDLSLGHAGFMSVGAYTGIVTAVALESAVPSDPMRLIISIVVGAIAAAILGFLIGIPVLRLSGDYLAIVTLAFGEIIKEIVTCLIVGVDSRGLHVIFNITGNSTIDDLHLLEDGTAIIKGAQGASGVSTYSTFLAGAILVMVALVIVLNLVRSRTGRAIMAVRDNKIAAESVGISVTEYRMIAFVVSAALAGAAGALFGGNFSQLSATKFDFNTSILILVFVVLGGLGNMRGSVIAAALLTVLPELLRQFSDYRMLIYAIVLILVMIFTNNPQLKAFFARIKDRFAPKKEVAADAQ; encoded by the coding sequence ATGAAGTTTCTTAAAGACAAGCAGACGCGTCACGACTTTGTTACGTATGCCATGTGCATCGTGGCATTTGCCATCGTGTTCTTTATGCAGTCTAACCACATGATCCCGCGCATGATCGCCGGTCAGCTGGTTCCCATCACGGCCTATATCGTCATGGCCATTTCCCTTAACCTCGTCGTCGGCATCGCGGGTGACTTGTCGCTGGGCCACGCGGGCTTTATGAGTGTCGGTGCCTATACGGGCATCGTTACCGCGGTCGCGCTGGAGAGCGCCGTCCCGTCCGATCCGATGCGCCTGATCATCAGCATCGTGGTCGGCGCTATCGCCGCCGCCATCTTGGGCTTCTTGATCGGTATCCCGGTACTGCGCCTGAGCGGCGACTATCTGGCCATCGTGACCTTGGCCTTTGGCGAGATCATCAAAGAGATCGTCACCTGTCTCATTGTGGGCGTCGACTCCCGCGGCTTGCACGTGATCTTTAACATCACGGGCAACTCTACGATCGACGACCTGCACCTGCTCGAGGACGGCACCGCCATCATCAAGGGCGCCCAGGGCGCCTCGGGCGTGTCGACGTACTCGACCTTCCTCGCCGGTGCCATCCTGGTCATGGTCGCACTCGTGATCGTGCTCAACCTGGTTCGCAGCCGTACTGGCCGTGCCATTATGGCCGTGCGCGACAACAAGATCGCTGCCGAGTCCGTGGGCATCTCCGTCACCGAGTACCGCATGATCGCCTTCGTAGTTTCCGCTGCCCTCGCCGGTGCTGCCGGAGCCCTCTTCGGCGGTAACTTCTCGCAGCTTTCCGCCACTAAGTTCGACTTCAACACGTCCATCCTCATCCTGGTGTTCGTGGTCCTGGGCGGTCTGGGCAATATGCGCGGCTCCGTCATCGCTGCAGCGCTGCTTACCGTGCTGCCCGAGCTGCTCCGTCAGTTCTCGGACTACCGCATGCTCATCTACGCCATCGTGCTGATCCTGGTCATGATTTTTACCAACAACCCGCAGCTCAAGGCGTTCTTCGCACGCATTAAGGATCGCTTTGCTCCCAAGAAGGAGGTGGCAGCCGATGCCCAGTAA
- a CDS encoding ABC transporter ATP-binding protein: MPSKFEFNKGKMVPYPSGAIVPDRDLGERPALECIHLGIEFGGLKAVDDFSLTIGKTEIAGLIGPNGAGKTTVFNLLTKVYQPTHGTILLDGEDTSGKSVYQVNRMGIARTFQNIRLFNTMTVEDNVKVGLHNQERYSGFEGVLRLPTYWKHEKAAHERAMELLSIFDMEHLANEQAGSLPYGAQRRLEIVRALATNPKLLLLDEPAAGMNPSETAELMENIVKIRDTFGIAIMLIEHDMSLVMNICEGICVLNFGKVIAKGTAEEIQNNDAVIEAYLGKQDKGEN; the protein is encoded by the coding sequence ATGCCCAGTAAGTTTGAGTTCAACAAGGGCAAGATGGTCCCGTATCCTTCTGGCGCCATCGTTCCCGACCGCGACCTGGGCGAGCGTCCGGCGCTCGAGTGCATCCACCTGGGCATTGAATTCGGCGGCCTTAAGGCAGTCGACGACTTTAGCCTAACCATCGGCAAGACTGAGATCGCCGGTCTCATCGGCCCCAACGGTGCCGGTAAGACTACGGTCTTCAACCTGCTCACCAAGGTGTACCAGCCCACGCATGGCACCATCCTGCTCGACGGTGAGGACACCTCGGGCAAGTCCGTCTACCAGGTCAACCGTATGGGTATTGCCCGTACGTTCCAGAACATTCGCCTGTTCAACACCATGACGGTGGAGGACAACGTTAAGGTCGGCCTGCACAACCAGGAGCGCTACTCTGGTTTTGAGGGCGTGCTGCGTCTGCCGACGTACTGGAAGCACGAGAAGGCCGCCCATGAGCGTGCCATGGAGCTGCTGTCCATCTTTGATATGGAGCACCTGGCAAACGAGCAGGCCGGCTCGCTGCCTTACGGCGCCCAGCGTCGTCTGGAGATCGTCCGCGCGCTTGCCACCAACCCCAAGCTACTGCTGCTCGACGAGCCTGCTGCCGGCATGAACCCGTCCGAGACCGCCGAGCTCATGGAGAACATCGTCAAGATTCGCGACACCTTCGGCATCGCCATCATGCTTATCGAGCATGATATGTCGCTCGTTATGAACATCTGCGAGGGCATCTGCGTGCTTAACTTTGGCAAGGTCATCGCCAAGGGCACGGCCGAGGAGATCCAGAACAACGACGCTGTTATTGAGGCATATCTGGGCAAGCAGGATAAGGGGGAGAACTAA
- a CDS encoding copper homeostasis protein CutC, translated as MLYEFCAENFERVPAAIDAGARRIELCDNLAVGGTTPSAGVISATTNYAHEHDARVMCMIRPRGGDFHYNQDELRMMEMDLGLAVSAGVDGLVFGCCKPCAGGWALDELTLGALVMAAGCATEECKREPIDITFHMAFDQLSPEAQLDAIDTLADCGVTRILTHGGAAGAPIEDNFENLARLIEYAGDRLTILPGGGISTANRDTVAAALGVSELHGTKIVPLEV; from the coding sequence ATGCTGTACGAGTTTTGTGCCGAGAACTTTGAGCGTGTGCCGGCGGCTATCGATGCCGGTGCAAGGCGTATCGAGCTGTGCGACAACCTTGCCGTTGGTGGCACTACGCCTTCGGCCGGCGTTATCAGCGCTACGACCAACTATGCTCACGAGCACGATGCACGGGTGATGTGCATGATTCGTCCGCGTGGTGGCGACTTTCACTACAACCAGGACGAGCTGCGTATGATGGAGATGGACCTGGGCCTTGCTGTGAGCGCCGGAGTTGACGGTCTGGTCTTTGGCTGCTGCAAGCCTTGTGCCGGCGGATGGGCGCTCGACGAGCTTACGTTGGGCGCACTCGTGATGGCTGCGGGCTGCGCGACCGAGGAATGCAAGCGTGAGCCCATCGACATCACCTTCCACATGGCGTTTGACCAGCTCTCGCCCGAGGCTCAGCTCGATGCGATTGATACACTTGCCGACTGCGGCGTTACGCGCATTCTGACGCACGGTGGTGCTGCCGGTGCGCCGATCGAGGACAACTTCGAAAACCTGGCCCGCTTGATCGAGTATGCGGGCGACCGCTTGACCATCCTTCCCGGAGGCGGCATTTCCACGGCCAACCGCGATACCGTGGCGGCGGCGCTAGGCGTCTCCGAGCTCCATGGCACCAAGATCGTGCCGCTGGAGGTATAG
- a CDS encoding DUF4931 domain-containing protein, translating into MALVFDVQQASGKPDDNRRPGTACPFCDTEGLANIIQRDGDCIWLENKFKTLRATRQTVLIESANHDAGLVTYEPDELHHVMRFALGCWQQMIDSQQYRSVLMYKNKGPLSGGSLVHPHMQIVGLEQEDGYASLASANFEGIDVWRQGRISVNISTEPIMGFFEVNVSAPQGIAASDDARDKAEADLFADAIQVALRYILHEHHGGRAESYNLFFYHLGGRTIAKALPRWVVSPYFVGYRLAQVNAETTLDIDAERLRAHLETLA; encoded by the coding sequence GTGGCGCTCGTATTTGACGTCCAGCAGGCGAGCGGCAAGCCCGACGATAATCGTCGCCCTGGCACCGCGTGTCCCTTTTGCGACACGGAGGGGCTCGCCAACATCATCCAGCGCGATGGTGACTGCATCTGGCTCGAGAATAAGTTCAAGACCTTGCGGGCCACCCGTCAGACCGTATTGATCGAGTCTGCCAATCACGACGCCGGCCTGGTGACCTATGAACCGGATGAGCTGCATCATGTGATGCGGTTTGCCCTGGGCTGTTGGCAGCAGATGATCGATTCCCAACAGTACCGCAGTGTGCTCATGTACAAGAACAAAGGCCCGCTTTCGGGCGGCAGCCTCGTCCATCCACACATGCAGATTGTGGGTTTGGAGCAGGAAGACGGCTATGCTTCGCTGGCTTCCGCCAATTTCGAAGGCATCGATGTCTGGCGGCAGGGGAGAATCTCGGTCAACATCTCAACCGAGCCTATCATGGGATTCTTTGAGGTCAACGTCTCGGCTCCACAGGGAATCGCCGCCAGCGACGACGCCCGCGACAAAGCCGAAGCAGACCTGTTTGCCGATGCGATTCAGGTGGCCCTGCGCTATATCCTGCACGAGCACCACGGCGGTCGCGCGGAGTCGTACAACTTGTTCTTCTACCACTTGGGCGGCCGGACCATTGCCAAGGCGCTGCCACGTTGGGTGGTATCGCCCTACTTTGTGGGCTATCGTTTAGCCCAGGTCAATGCCGAGACCACGCTCGATATCGATGCTGAGCGCCTACGCGCGCATCTGGAAACGCTCGCGTAG
- a CDS encoding bile acid:sodium symporter family protein codes for MKQWVGLGKFLAGHMQVIVPICVTLGVLFPQQIGVLKPIVPALFAFMTFQGALSNTFHQVAEVFRRPLHLILALFVSTVLIPIAAYAMSSLFFGSNPNLVCGIVLEYSVPVAVTAFMWISMFGGNGPLALTIILTSSVISPVTIPLTLKLLLGATVSIDVPSMMQNMAFMIAIPAVLGIVINELTRGWGHEKLSPALSPACKFMMMGVIASNSTAMSEYVLHMNVERLEVALFILVFAISGFVVGFLVARALHLPYSETTTMCFTCGMRNISSGAVIATQYFPGEVVFPVMCGTLFQQVLASIIGHLFERLTGEERAKQRKRVEAGRDTMAR; via the coding sequence ATGAAGCAATGGGTTGGACTGGGCAAGTTTCTCGCGGGGCACATGCAGGTCATCGTTCCGATTTGCGTGACGCTCGGCGTGCTCTTTCCCCAGCAGATCGGCGTGCTCAAGCCCATCGTTCCCGCCTTGTTTGCCTTTATGACGTTCCAAGGTGCGCTCAGCAACACCTTTCACCAGGTGGCCGAGGTGTTCCGCCGTCCCCTACATTTGATTTTGGCGTTATTTGTCTCGACCGTGCTCATCCCCATCGCGGCGTATGCCATGAGCTCGCTGTTCTTTGGTTCCAACCCGAACCTTGTCTGCGGCATCGTGCTCGAGTACAGCGTACCCGTGGCAGTCACCGCCTTTATGTGGATTAGCATGTTCGGCGGCAACGGCCCGCTCGCGCTCACCATCATCCTGACGTCCTCGGTCATCTCACCTGTGACGATTCCTCTTACGCTCAAGCTCCTGCTGGGCGCCACCGTCTCGATCGACGTGCCGAGCATGATGCAGAACATGGCCTTTATGATCGCCATCCCCGCCGTGCTCGGCATCGTGATCAACGAGCTCACACGCGGATGGGGACACGAGAAACTCTCCCCCGCGCTTTCGCCCGCCTGCAAGTTCATGATGATGGGGGTCATCGCGTCCAACTCCACCGCCATGAGCGAGTACGTGCTGCACATGAATGTTGAGCGCTTGGAAGTCGCCCTCTTTATTTTGGTTTTCGCCATCAGCGGCTTTGTCGTCGGTTTTCTGGTCGCCCGTGCGTTGCATCTGCCGTATAGCGAGACGACCACCATGTGCTTTACCTGCGGCATGCGCAATATCTCTTCGGGCGCCGTCATCGCCACACAGTATTTTCCCGGCGAAGTCGTGTTCCCCGTCATGTGCGGCACGCTGTTTCAACAGGTGCTGGCCTCGATTATCGGGCATCTCTTTGAGCGCCTAACCGGCGAGGAGCGCGCCAAACAGCGCAAGCGGGTCGAAGCCGGTCGCGACACGATGGCACGCTAG